A stretch of the Archangium violaceum genome encodes the following:
- a CDS encoding peptide MFS transporter yields MTQTPATESARGAATPLEAPEQRDFFGHPRGLSTLFFTELWERFSFYGMRALLILFMTATAERGGLGFTAEKAGAIYGLYGAGVYLTAMPGGWLADRIIGQRRAVLLGGIIIALGHFSMALPGTLFFYLGLLLIVLGTGLLKPNISAMVGGLYPEGGARRDAGFSIFYMGINLGAFIAPLVVGTLGERVNWHAGFGAAGIGMVFGVIQYLLGGKHLGEVGRKPQSADVRTGTPGQPEKRGGSRLAGLVLAGALVGVLVVLQLLGKVDLTSAVGLARTGGLIIVTLALAFFAYQFTAGGLDATEKRRLAVIGVFFASSTLFWAGFEQAGSSLNLFARDATDLRVLGLEIPPSTLQSVNALFIIALAPVFAWMWVRLNKRGLEPSSPAKFSLGLVLMGAGFAVMVAASLAAAGGDKVSPLWLVLTYLLHTLGELSLSPVGLSTVTKLAPQRVVGQMMGVWFMSMSLGNIVAGQLAGKLGTNPTPIFGAVAVTGIVAGLVLALFVRPLRRMMGGVH; encoded by the coding sequence TCTTCGGCCACCCGCGCGGACTCTCCACCCTCTTCTTCACCGAGCTGTGGGAGCGCTTCAGCTTCTACGGCATGCGGGCGCTGCTCATCCTCTTCATGACGGCGACCGCGGAGCGGGGCGGTCTGGGCTTCACCGCGGAGAAGGCGGGCGCCATCTACGGGCTGTACGGCGCGGGCGTGTACCTCACCGCCATGCCGGGCGGGTGGCTGGCGGACCGCATCATCGGCCAGCGGCGCGCGGTGCTGCTCGGCGGCATCATCATCGCCCTGGGCCACTTCAGCATGGCGCTGCCCGGGACGCTCTTCTTCTACCTGGGCCTGCTGCTCATCGTGCTGGGCACGGGGCTGCTCAAGCCCAACATCAGCGCCATGGTGGGAGGCCTCTACCCCGAGGGCGGCGCGCGGCGGGACGCGGGCTTCTCCATCTTCTACATGGGCATCAACCTCGGTGCCTTCATCGCGCCCCTCGTGGTGGGCACGTTGGGCGAGCGGGTGAACTGGCACGCGGGGTTCGGCGCCGCGGGCATCGGCATGGTGTTCGGCGTCATCCAGTACCTGCTGGGCGGCAAGCACCTGGGCGAGGTGGGGCGGAAACCCCAGAGCGCGGACGTCCGCACCGGGACGCCGGGGCAACCGGAGAAGCGCGGCGGCTCCCGCCTGGCGGGCCTCGTGTTGGCGGGCGCGCTGGTGGGAGTGCTGGTGGTGTTGCAGTTGCTCGGGAAGGTGGACCTGACGAGCGCCGTGGGCCTGGCCCGCACGGGCGGACTCATCATCGTGACGCTGGCGCTCGCCTTCTTCGCCTACCAGTTCACGGCTGGAGGGCTGGATGCCACGGAGAAGCGGAGGCTGGCCGTCATCGGCGTCTTCTTCGCCTCCTCCACCCTCTTCTGGGCCGGCTTCGAGCAGGCGGGCTCCTCGCTCAACCTCTTCGCCCGCGACGCCACGGACCTGAGGGTGCTCGGCTTGGAGATACCGCCGAGCACCCTTCAGTCCGTCAACGCGCTGTTCATCATCGCCCTGGCCCCCGTGTTCGCCTGGATGTGGGTGAGGCTCAACAAGCGGGGACTCGAGCCGTCGAGCCCGGCCAAGTTCTCGCTGGGACTGGTGCTGATGGGCGCGGGCTTCGCGGTGATGGTGGCGGCCTCGCTGGCGGCGGCGGGTGGGGACAAGGTGAGCCCGCTGTGGCTGGTGCTCACCTACCTGCTCCACACCCTGGGCGAGCTGAGCCTCAGCCCCGTGGGATTGAGCACGGTGACGAAGCTCGCCCCGCAGCGGGTGGTGGGGCAGATGATGGGCGTGTGGTTCATGTCCATGTCGCTGGGCAACATCGTCGCCGGGCAGCTGGCCGGGAAGCTCGGGACGAACCCCACGCCCATCTTCGGCGCGGTGGCCGTCACCGGCATCGTCGCGGGACTGGTGCTGGCCCTCTTCGTCCGCCCGCTGCGGCGGATGATGGGCGGGGTGCACTGA